GATTGAGCTGTAAATTCTTGATGGGGTTAAAAAATAATCAGCGCAGAGAGTTAGATCCAACCAAGGGAGTAACGTTTTAAACATTTTTGTCTCTCAAACGTTTTAAACATTTAGACATGGAGTACTTGCTTgaataaaaatgtttaaaacGTTACTCCCTCTCAAGCCGATCCCAATAAGTTGTGTTTATGGCTTAGTTGAGTTGAATAGCATCTCTCGTAGTTTGTATTGTAGATTATTGCTGAGAAGGTGTTATGCAACTATTTTGCAGGGAGAACTTGTTTTTGATGACTTGGTTGTTGGCATCATAGATGAAGCTCTTAAGAAGCCTTCATGTCAAAAAGGTTTCATTCTTGATGGATTTCCAAGGACTGTGGTCCAAGCACAGAAGGTGTCATATTACATTGTCACCTGGATATTGATTAATTTTGCCACTCCTTGATATTTTTCTGTTCGAATGTGTTTGTGTATAATTGCACTTTAACaatgcttttgttttcttctttatttagcTTGATGAGACGATGGAAAAGAAGGGAGTCAAAGTTGATAAGGTACTCAACTTTGCCATTGATGATACTGGTCGCTGGGTACACCCATCCAGTGGTAGAACCTATCACACAAAATTTGCACCTCCCAAAGTTTCAGGCGTTGATGATGCAAGGCTATatcctttttaattattttgtttcaaaaatgtcATTGATGCAACTAGAAATCTTATCAACATCGAAGGAGCTCTCATAAGACACGGGCACCAATAAGTTTAGTGCTGAAAACACTGAAGTTGTAAAAGCCTCTTTTTACTAATCATCAGTGTATTAATCTGGTTTAGAATGCCATGTTTATTTTAATATGCTCGCCATGATGATTCTTCTTATGAGCTCTATTACTACATTTTAATGcaatatatgaatttttattcgTAAATAATGTACTCTGCAGCTGTCCTCAAGTCAAAGACTGGAGGCATTTCATAAGCAAATGAACCGGTGTACTTTCTATATGCTCTTCCTAGTTGTAAGGAAGCTGCTGTGAAAGCTCTAACCCATGCAAAATCTGCACAAGATTGATGGTCATAAAAACctattatttaatcttgaatataaatttagatagtAATTTAAAACGCTGGTTACATCATCTACAAATAGCCGCATTTAATAAATGTAATAACCGCAATGATACGAATGCGtgcggatatctaaaagtgataacctCATTATGCAGATGTGGATATTGCTAATAGCCGCATCCGCATTTTCGTCCCTACTTTCAAcaatttccttttgattttttataaatttagggaacaaaactactttttaattTCCTATTCAAATACGTACATTGCACAATATCTTCACttatcttttcatataccattaaaatattatttctttacaaaatacaagtttcCTACCTACCCtcacattttttataaaatttcaatacAATCCCCAAAGAAAGGCAAagagaacacaaaaaaatattttgtgttaaaaaGTAGAACCTATAATTTGCTACAAACTCTTACCAAAACCTAATCGCAAGCTTAACAATAACTCTTAATAGTCCCAGAAGGTTTAACAATCACCATCTATCagtgttagggataaaattaaccctagagacacgtggattcagaaaacatctcggagttacatctcggacatttgttccgcccagcaaagaaaagatcgtCTAGGCATAAAGAcgtctcggaggtataacgacatcTCGAAGGTAtataaaatatcccgagatctcctagtctgaacggagcgaacatatctcggatatttgtgtctcggagtatTAACGCCTCGAGGGTGATGTCGAGTCGGTGCGATATCGCTTCGGGGCGATATCAATTCGGTGTAACAACATCTACGTCTCGGAATAACTACATCTCggccttacacaaccctgttatggtgcggcgataccccgagatctccaagtcggagcgaacatatctcgggtatcatcacctcggaggttggctgaagaAGGCCGCAGTTGTCTCAAAatgcgataaggatagaatcccagaagatcagggataaatcacaattccataattaatgggataaggtagttattgCTACgaaatcaagtttaaagaggtacaaacgcaatcGACTTCAGACTCTACAATcccattcgaattccctgaagatatggttaagattcaactaagctaggactcaaactcctaatccaactaggcgtcaagAATTCTGGTAAGATTGCAAGTCTAGTAAGACCGCAagcccagcctataaataaagatcaCTGCACCAGGTATGAGATGACGcattctctgagctcttgagattgaaatactcttcagaaaattgatttgaactgacttaggcatcggagtgggcgtagtcggcacccccgacgagttgtttgttatttttgcaggattggagTAGTAGATCAGAATCCAGTAGCGAATCACCAggtgacacgtcaccataccggaaactgtaccaacaatcaGGTTATAACGTAAGGGCAAGCATTATCCATTCCATAAAACATCTACAATCGGtaaattttttcattaaatctccTCTTACCCAGTATCAAATCTAACTTATAATAACTCATGGGTTTACAGCTAacatctcaatatatatatagtaagcaAATCATGCAAGCTAGAGTAACaaaatgtcatatatatatatatatatatatatatatatatatgcttattgAAACCTAATCTACCTAGTTGTTAACCAACATCAACCTTACAATATTTACCTtagaaattaaacttaaaaccACAAACCTATATGTAAAATTACGAATATACAACTAATTACACAATAGCTAACTATAAGAAAAACATGCTTATAACAACATATAGAATAAAATTGTAGTAGGAGGTTACCTCTCTTGAGCTAAGGGGGCGACAAAATTGGCGTTATTGGATGTAAGAATGCTTAAATAGGCCTCCCATGCACGCACAAAAGGTCTGAAGTGGTGAATTTTAATTGCTTCTAGATCGATGGTCATTCAAGCTCAAGGATCCAATGATCAATGGGAACTATGCATCGAACGTTCGAAGTGGGGTTCATTGATCAATGACAGCTGTACATTGATGGTTCAACTTGGGATTGATAGTTAGGGATTTGAAATTcattttgaatatttattttgttaaaacacttttaaaaacaatttattaTGAAGCATTGGCTTATgcattgatattttaaatattttgttaaggattaattttttttttatacgtaaattattttaaaatatctaaAGATCTTGGAGTTTGTACACTATTATTATacgtatttttaaatatttggtaCGTGTCTAAGCGGGGTGTTACAAAAATATGCACGTGTAGCTTATGTATGCCATTTTCGGTTAATGTTAATACCAATAGCTAATGGAGAAGTCCTTCTG
The Alnus glutinosa chromosome 14, dhAlnGlut1.1, whole genome shotgun sequence genome window above contains:
- the LOC133857499 gene encoding adenylate kinase 4-like, whose translation is MQIRIPKSDNLIMHTDITNSHIRSHWGELVFDDLVVGIIDEALKKPSCQKGFILDGFPRTVVQAQKLDETMEKKGVKVDKVLNFAIDDTGRWVHPSSGRTYHTKFAPPKVSGVDDARLYPF